The window aaaaaaaagaaaaaagtttaaaaagaaataaactgaatTCTGCACTCTGGGCAGATGGCATAATTTGTTCAAGGCAGCAAAGACTTGGGCTCTGAATAGCAACTTGTCTTGAAGGAATAATGGCGCTGGTGTTAATGTCTGCCTTTAATCTCAACTTAAATAGTATTTAATGATAGGcttttgcttccatgtccatattcccccctttttttcctttaatttttactttttggctgttcCATGAGGAATGTGGGATTCGAGCTccccaccaggaatcaaacctgagcctCACGTGTTGGATGCgtggagtcctaaacactggatcaccagggaagtccctcaatgtCCACATTCCTTAATGGTACAGATAATCCTCATGACACAGAAATTCAATATGGTGAAACGTGAAAGAGGAGTTTGTACATATAGGGATGTATTCAACATGATATCTATCaactaaattaaaagaaaagaatatataaattaaaagaattaatacataaattaaaataatttataataaattaaatcaactatacttcaataaaaaaatttttattaaagaatatgtGGATCCCTTGGCTGATGTCCTTCATAGAAGGACGCCTTCATTTGTTGTTACTTTTCTcactgttctcttttctttcaccccTATGATTCTGCTCATTTCCAAAGGTGTTTGGGCACTGTCCCCACCATTAGAAAATACAGGGAAGGGGGAATGGCAGAAATTGGCTGATgtgggctttttaaaatttttatttatttatttatttggctgcaccacaccaCACAGAGAagtgtggactcttaaccactggacagccagagagGTCCTGAGGCATACTTTTTATAGCTTCAGTGGTCGAAGTAGTATTAGATGTATAAAGCAGTTTTAGGATAGTCCTCAAATTTAGGAAGGTATCCCCCTCTCTACTAGATCTTAGATTTGCTCCATCTCATTAGAAAGGAGCTGCAACAATTACCCTACTCTCTGAGCCTCCCACTCCTCTGTAGAATAGGTTTTCTGTTCTCACCAACTGGTTCTGTTTGTTTGCCTGCCAGGTACAGTACTTACATCTAGTATTAATAACAAACCAGGACTTTTGGTAGAGAAAGGGACACTCTTTTGCCCACATATTCCATGTGATTTGAACAGGCTAATCTTAATCTAGTATTAATAACAAACCAGGACTTTTGGTAGAGAAAGGGACACTCTTTTGCCCACATATTGCATGTGATTTGAACAGGCTAACCTTAATCCCCGCCACACACCAGACAAATGGCCAAACCTGGCCAATAAAAATATGTCACACTTGCCTGGCCACTAGTTCAAGTAAGGCCATGTGACAAGCCAGGGGCAGTGAAAGCCCATCCATCCTACATATGAAGTCCTCCCAGAGACAACTGGAGAAAAACATTGAGCCTCTGAACTCAGTCCTGCTGAAGCGACACCTGCCACGGGGCTTTCAGTTTTATGAACTAATACGTTCTCTTGTTTATTTAAACAACTTTGAGTTATTTCCGACCCTCTGCAAGAGTCCTGTCTATTATTCTTCTCAGGAGACAAAATCTCTCCCCTCAGCCCCAACACCACATACAAAGCACTCAACTTGATGAGTCAACGCTGATCAAACTAAGAGCTTTTATAGATATCTCTGGAGgcatgggagagaaagagagacaggatATAAATAACCACTATGTACAACTTCCAATGGCAAAATTCTGTCACCCCTTCCAGCTTGAACTCCAAAGTGTCTGAAgcagagaacacaaaaatatccaGGTTCTGTCTCCACGTGCTGATGGAGAGGGGCCAGGTCAAGCCTAGAAACAGAATAAGTAGGAAGCATTAGAAAGGGTtgcctctgggacttccctggatgtccagtggttaagaatccaggcTTTCAATGccggagatctgggttccatccatgaaccggaactaagatcccccaagccAATGGGTAGGGCCAAAATAAGGGGGAGAGCGGCTGTCCTTCTGCCGCTCTTCCCTTTCTCCAGTGagtggaaatcagtggagaagcTCTAGCCTGAAGCTCCCCACCTCTTGAGGCCCAAAGGTCATCTAAAGAGAAGATGCCAAGGAGCTCAAAAGGACAGCAAAAGGGATGCAAACAGAAGTAAATCAAGTCAAAACTGAGAAGTGGCCTTTAGAATCTTCCAGAGActctacccacccccacccaacccccattttacagagaaagggGATCTACAGCTAAAGCAGGGGCTGCCTCTGTCCACTCTGCCTAAAGTGCGCTGAGGGGGGAGAGGCGGGTTAACTACCTCCCGAGCATAGATGGAAGGAGCAGATATGACGTAAATCGAACGAGCGTCTCCATCTTCAGGGTGATTCCAGTCTGAGGACGGGCTACGGGGGAGAAAAGTAAGATCTAGACCCTTTAAATTCTCATATCCTGTTTTCCCACCCACCACAGAGAGGAACCCAAAGCCAACTAAGGGACTTGTGAAACCACCCAACCAGAAAAAGGCTGGACAGAAATGGACCAATCAGGAAGGTCCATCAAGGACTCAGGCCAATTGCACCACAGATTGACGAAAGCAGCCAAGGAGCACAAGGCTTACGTCTGCGATCGAGCCCCTCACCTCGGGCCGTCCCCGGGACCTTCCTGCGTCCTCACGTTGTTGAGTGCATCAGGGAGCGCGTGGACCGACGGCTCCGGGGTCCCCGCCAACAAGCGAGGCCCAGTATCCCGGCTTGGGCCACGGCGTCGCACGTGGACCAGCAAGAGCGCAGCGCCGGCCAAGCCCGCGGCCACCAGCAGTCCTAAAGCCGGCGGCAAAAGGAAGCGCTGTGGGTCCCCCTGTCTCAGGCCGGGCTGGGCCGCGGGCAATGCGCCCGCGCCGTCGGGGTGAACCGGGAACTCGCACCGCGCGCCCATGTAGCCCGGCGCGCAGGCGCAGACGAGGCCGGAGAAGTGCGCGTAGCAGCGGCCGCCGTGGGCGCAGGGGCGCGCGGCACACGGGTCGGCGCGCTCCCGACAGTCGCGGCCGCCGAAGCCCAGCGCGCAGGAGCAGCGGCGCGCGCCGCCGCCCTCCAGGCAGGTGCCGCCGTTGGCGCAGGTGTGGCCGGTGCAGTCTTCCAGGTCGTGCTCGCAGCGCGGCCCCGCGAAGCCGGCGCGGCAGCGGCAGCGGAGGGCGTGGCCCAGATCCAAGCAGAGTCCGCCTGTGGGGAAGGGAGCGTCGGGGTAGCGGCTCCCCCAACCCGCCCGCGCTTCTTTTTCTCAGCCCGGAaatccccgcccccacctcttCTCTGGGCCCCTCTATCTCGTTTAATTCAAGGGCTCTGGGAGTTTGCCTGGAAAGCCGGCCCGCCTCCTTTCCCCCCGAGTGGTCTTGGATTGACTGAGCCTCACGCCTCTTTAGTTCTGTGTTTCTTGTCTTTTGTCTCGGCTTTACCGTACTGAAATAGTTAACAGTTCCAGAACGACGGGTCTGGACCACCTTGTCTTTGCCCacgcctcctcctcccctttctcttcttttctcccattcttttccccttttctcttctcagGTGCACTCAGgcgccccctcctccaggaagtcatCCCTGATTCTTCCTCCATCCCAGCCCTGCGCTCCCTCAGCCACTGTTGGCTCTGTCTGAGGACGACTCTTGTCTTCCCCTCTGGACTGACACCCCTCTGAGGACAGAGCCCAGAGCTGTCCTGGCCACTACTGTGTCCCCAGTACCACTCAGCCCAGAGTAAACACACTCAATGAGTGTTTTGGAGAGCAGTAGGCTtctaataggcttccctggtggctcagttcgggaagatcctctggagaaggaaatggcaacccactccagtattcttgcctggggaatcccacggacagaggagcctagcgggctacagaccatggggtcacagaaagtccgacacgatttagcgactaaacaagtaTTATAAGAAGAAGAGCTCACTGAGCCCTTCACATTCGTGATCTCCTTTAATGTTGTAATATCTATATCAAATCAGGTCTCTCCACTGTTCAGTACCCTCTTGTGGCTCCGTCTCCCTCTGGGTAACACCAAAATCCTCCCCGTAACCCATGAAGCCCTACAGGCTCTGTCCCCGTCACCTCCCTGACCTCACTCTCCCGTCACTCACTCTGCTCCAACCACACTCGCTTCCCCGCAGTCCTCAGCACACCAGGCgcattcctgcctcagggcctttgctcaCCCCTCCTCCTGGAATATACTCTTCCCTCAGACCCCCACatgactccctccctcccttcagcATGGCTTTCCCTACCCATTCTAGCTAAAATGTCAATCTGCCACCCATACACACTCCCCCTCTGGCTTTTTCTTCTTAGGCTTTTATCACTGTCTAACCTTTATTTactcattctgtgtgtgtgtgaatgcaaagtcgtttcagtcatgtgcgaccccatggactgcagcctgccaggttcccctgtccatgggattctccaggcaagaatactggagtggattgccatgccctcctccaggggattttcctgaccgggggatcaaacctgcgtctgtctacctgcattgacaggtgggttctttaccactagcgccaactgggaagtTCCTCTATGAGGGTAGGGGTTTTTTCATCTCATTTCCTACTGCATTCCCAGAACAGGGCCTGACACACAGTGGATGGTCAACAAAGATTTCTGAGATAGGAATATCATCTCACCCGGTTCACAGAACAAACTGAGGCTGGGCAGCCTCGGGGAGGATCACTTCCTCAGGCCTCAGGGCAAAGTCAggaccccgcccccgccccccaccgcccaGGGACTGCGTGAGCCAAGCCCTTTTCTTGCCCACTGACCGTGCGGGGCCCCCACCTTCATCCCTCCCCGCTCTGCTCTCCCCGCCTCACCATTCCGACATGGCTGCAGGCTGCACCGGTCCACCCTCTTCTCACAGTTGGAGCCTTGGAACCCGGGCGGGCAGTGGCAGATATAGGCCGAGTCGGGGTCTGCGCCTCCCACACACAAGCCACCGTTGAAACAAGGTCCGTCCGCACATGTCACCCCGCTCACCTCACACCGCAACCCGTAGAACCCTCGGGGACAGGTGCATTCGAAGGACCCCAGGGTCTCCTGGGCACAGGCAAGAAGACTTGGGGTCAGCATTTCCTTGGAGTGAAACCCTATCCCGCTGCTCACTCTGGGTCACTGGGAGGCTGCTCCCTGTCCAGTCCCACCTCCCAGGTCACAGAGGCCTCCTGGGCGAAGTCCCTGGGCCAAGACAACCCCTCTGTTCCGTGTTTCTGGGTCTGCCCATCCGGCCCCACAGAGGGGAGGCtctggaggcccagagagattcCATTCCCACCTCTATACCTTTGCTGATCAAATGCTGCCCGCCCTGTCTGCCCTCCCTGGTGCTGCCTGCATGGCCCAGGCCTAATTCCAGATCCTAGCTCTAAGCCTGCCTCCTCCGTGAAGCCTTCCCTGGGTCTCCCCTTCTCACACCCTGCCTCTAACTTGAACTCTGTCACTGTCCCCCTCACTGAGCTCTGCTTCATCCCAGgctcacccccaccaccacctttgCTTCCCCCAGGCCACTCATCTGGTCTAGCTTCTCCAATCACCCCCCATCCACCAAACTGGACTTCAgaagcccagccccagcccatctccaggaagtcttctctgaTGCTCGCCCATCCCGAATCCTCAACCCACCTGGTCCCACTACCCTTACCTGAGCCCTGAGTTGTTCCCTAGCCCACAGGATCCCTCAGCACTCCCACATCCACCCCATTGGGTGCCACCCACTGGGCCTGCTCTCCCCAAGCCCCATCACCTCATCCTACT of the Cervus canadensis isolate Bull #8, Minnesota chromosome 18, ASM1932006v1, whole genome shotgun sequence genome contains:
- the DLL3 gene encoding delta-like protein 3, whose amino-acid sequence is MVALQMPQLLSSTVILALFFLPQVQPAGVFELQIHSFGPGPGPGAPRSPCKAGGSCRLFFRVCLRPGLSEETAEAPCTLGAALSARGPVYTAQPGAPAPELRLPDGLLRVPFRDAWPGTFSLIIETWREELGGQIGGPAWSLLARVAGRRRLAAGGPWTRDVQRAGAWELRFSYRARCEPPAVGAACARLCRSRGAPLRCDPELRPCAPVEDECEEPPVCRAGCSPEHGFCEQPDECRCLEGWTGPLCTIPVSSSSCLSSRGPSSATTGCLVPGPGPCDGNPCANGGSCSETLGSFECTCPRGFYGLRCEVSGVTCADGPCFNGGLCVGGADPDSAYICHCPPGFQGSNCEKRVDRCSLQPCRNGGLCLDLGHALRCRCRAGFAGPRCEHDLEDCTGHTCANGGTCLEGGGARRCSCALGFGGRDCRERADPCAARPCAHGGRCYAHFSGLVCACAPGYMGARCEFPVHPDGAGALPAAQPGLRQGDPQRFLLPPALGLLVAAGLAGAALLLVHVRRRGPSRDTGPRLLAGTPEPSVHALPDALNNVRTQEGPGDGPSPSSDWNHPEDGDARSIYVISAPSIYAREA